A genome region from Rattus norvegicus strain BN/NHsdMcwi chromosome 17, GRCr8, whole genome shotgun sequence includes the following:
- the Fzd8 gene encoding frizzled-8 precursor — MEWGYLLEVTSLLAALAVLQRSSGAAAASAKELACQEITVPLCKGIGYNYTYMPNQFNHDTQDEAGLEVHQFWPLVEIQCSPDLKFFLCSMYTPICLEDYKKPLPPCRSVCERAKAGCAPLMRQYGFAWPDRMRCDRLPEQGNPDTLCMDYNRTDLTTAAPSPPRRLPPPQPGEQPPSGSGHSRPPGARPPHRGGSSRGSGDTAAAPPSRGGKARPPGGGAAPCEPGCQCRAPMVSVSSERHPLYNRVKTGQIANCALPCHNPFFSQDERAFTVFWIGLWSVLCFVSTFATVSTFLIDMERFKYPERPIIFLSACYLFVSVGYLVRLVAGHEKVACSGGAPGAGGAGGAGGAATAGAGAAGAGASSPGARGEYEELGAVEQHVRYETTGPALCTVVFLLVYFFGMASSIWWVILSLTWFLAAGMKWGNEAIAGYSQYFHLAAWLVPSVKSIAVLALSSVDGDPVAGICYVGNQSLDNLRGFVLAPLVIYLFIGTMFLLAGFVSLFRIRSVIKQQGGPTKTHKLEKLMIRLGLFTVLYTVPAAVVVACLFYEQHNRPRWEATHNCPCLRDLQPDQARRPDYAVFMLKYFMCLVVGITSGVWVWSGKTLESWRALCTRCCWASKGAAVGAGAGGSGPGGGGPGPGGGGGHGGGGGSLYSDVSTGLTWRSGTASSVSYPKQMPLSQV, encoded by the coding sequence ATGGAGTGGGGTTACCTGTTGGAAGTGACCTCGCTACTAGCCGCCTTGGCGGTGCTACAGCGCTCGAGCGGCGCTGCCGCGGCTTCGGCCAAGGAGCTGGCGTGCCAAGAGATCACAGTGCCGCTGTGCAAGGGCATCGGTTACAACTACACCTACATGCCCAACCAGTTCAACCACGACACGCAAGATGAGGCGGGCCTAGAGGTACACCAGTTCTGGCCGCTGGTGGAGATCCAGTGCTCCCCGGACCTCAAGTTCTTTCTGTGTAGCATGTACACGCCCATCTGCCTGGAGGACTACAAGAAACCTCTGCCGCCTTGCCGCTCTGTGTGTGAACGCGCCAAGGCCGGCTGCGCGCCGCTCATGCGCCAGTACGGCTTTGCCTGGCCTGACCGAATGCGCTGCGATCGGCTGCCGGAGCAGGGCAACCCCGACACTCTGTGCATGGACTACAACCGCACCGACCTCACCACGGCCGCGCCCAGCCCACCGCGCCGCCTGCCGCCGCCGCAGCCTGGCGAGCAGCCGCCCTCCGGCAGCGGCCACAGCCGCCCGCCAGGGGCCAGGCCCCCACATCGTGGCGGCAGCAGTAGGGGCAGCGGGGACACGGCGGCTGCGCCCCCCTCTCGCGGCGGGAAGGCGAGGCCCCCTGGTGGCGGCGCCGCTCCCTGCGAGCCCGGGTGCCAGTGCCGCGCGCCCATGGTGAGTGTGTCCAGCGAACGCCACCCGCTCTACAACCGCGTCAAGACCGGCCAGATCGCCAACTGTGCGCTGCCCTGCCACAACCCCTTCTTTAGCCAGGATGAGCGCGCCTTCACTGTCTTCTGGATCGGCTTGTGGTCGGTGCTCTGCTTCGTCTCCACCTTCGCCACTGTCTCTACCTTCCTCATCGATATGGAGCGCTTTAAGTACCCGGAACGGCCCATTATATTCCTCTCTGCCTGCTACCTCTTCGTGTCTGTCGGGTACCTGGTGCGCCTGGTGGCTGGACACGAGAAAGTGGCCTGCAGCGGCGGCGCGCcgggtgcaggaggagctgggggtGCTGGCGGCGCGGCGACCGCTGGCGCGGGGGCGGCGGGAGCGGGGGCGAGCAGCCCGGGCGCGCGCGGCGAGTACGAGGAGCTGGGTGCAGTGGAGCAGCACGTGCGCTATGAGACCACTGGCCCCGCGCTGTGCACGGTAGTCTTCCTCCTTGTCTACTTTTTTGGCATGGCTAGCTCCATCTGGTGGGTAATCCTGTCTCTCACGTGGTTCTTGGCGGCTGGTATGAAATGGGGCAACGAGGCCATAGCAGGCTACTCGCAATACTTCCACCTTGCCGCGTGGCTCGTGCCCAGCGTCAAGTCCATAGCGGTGCTGGCGCTCAGCTCCGTGGACGGCGACCCGGTGGCGGGCATCTGCTACGTGGGCAACCAGAGCCTTGACAACCTACGCGGCTTTGTACTGGCGCCACTGGTCATCTACCTCTTCATTGGGACTATGTTTCTGTTAGCTGGCTTCGTGTCGCTGTTCCGAATCCGCTCAGTCATCAAGCAACAAGGAGGCCCAACCAAGACTCACAAGCTAGAAAAGCTCATGATCCGCTTGGGCCTCTTCACCGTGCTCTACACGGTGCCCGCCGCCGTCGTTGTCGCCTGCCTTTTCTATGAGCAGCACAACCGACCGCGCTGGGAGGCCACGCACAACTGCCCATGCCTTCGCGACCTGCAGCCAGACCAGGCTCGCAGGCCCGACTACGCGGTCTTCATGCTCAAGTACTTCATGTGCCTAGTGGTGGGCATCACATCAGGCGTGTGGGTCTGGTCCGGCAAGACTCTGGAGTCCTGGCGTGCGTTGTGTACTCGCTGCTGCTGGGCCAGCAAGGGCGCTGCAGTTGGCGCGGGCGCCGGAGGCAGCGGCCCTGGGGGCGGTGGCCCCGGGcccggtgggggtggggggcacggCGGAGGTGGGGGATCCCTCTACAGCGACGTCAGCACCGGCCTGACGTGGCGGTCTGGCACGGCCAGCTCTGTATCTTACCCTAAGCAAATGCCATTGTCCCAAGTCTGA